The Palaemon carinicauda isolate YSFRI2023 chromosome 38, ASM3689809v2, whole genome shotgun sequence genomic interval gcataaaaataaactctgaatgCCATTCGTCAGTACTATAAAATTAACGCACTTAAAATTACCTTGCAATAGTACCCCCATAGATTTTATATAGTTATACTGTAGTATCTCTAAAAGAGACCATAAGTATTTTAACTTGAAGTTGGTGAGAAATAAAATTCCTGTAACTGGTAGCTTCAGCGAGATCTTGTTTTCTGATAGGGTAGTTATACATGCAacatctctgatatatatatatatatatatatatatatatatatatatatatatatatatatatatatatatatatatatatgcatggctcTCGAGAGGGAGACTTTAGGTTCACTGATAATTATACAGCAGGCAAGCAATAATCATGCTTATAGTCTAGTTACTTGGGAGACTTGATATAACGCCCCGCCCACATCCCCTCAAGGACGCCTTACCCACTTGATGACATAAACAAATGCATTCTACATTATACCGAAAGACTAATTTTGAGTTTGCACCAGAGAACATGAGTATATAAATAAGCCTATTTCGGTGATTTTTTACCGGATTATCAATATGGGTCGTCTGCAAAGAACTCAATCAAATGaactaaacacttcttcaaatgCGATGCAGTTAATATGACCTTGACGAAATATGAAATACTTTATTTCTAAGTACAGTGACATGAGAGACGTAGCAATTTGCTAAGTTTATCTGTATCAGCAAATATCACTACTGTACAAAAATGATTGTGATAAATAATCATGGAGTATTTTTCATTTATCCTCTGCTACGAAGATCAGCAGGTCATTGGCCGTTGTCTTGTCCTCCTCTGGTGACTTTTATTTAGTGAATAGTTTATCTATCTCTCTACacaacatgcgcgcacacacacacacacacacacacaaacacacacacacacatatatatatatatatatatatatatatatatatatatatatatatatatatatatatatatattccctctggACATGACATTTTTCTTGTGCAATCACCACTAAATTAAGGCAGAAGTTGTGGTGTCAAGCATGAAAAAAATCATTGTTAAACTCAAAATGTCTGTTTTGgttttttccttaaatattttacCACAATAGACAAAATATTCAAGCTTAATTCCATTGTTCAACAAATGTTGCTTGATGAAAGCCATAAGTTGATAGGTGAAAAAGTTGTCTGCAAATAGATACTAAAACACTGCAGCAATTTTTGTGTAGTACGTTGAAGTTTGATGTTGACAATGTatttggaggatatatatatatatatatatatatatatatatatatatatatatatatatatatatatatatatatatatatatataccacttataAAACAGCTGCAGCTGGAGTTGTTTAGATTCTTAatgggaaaaatgaaaaaaatatccgtCCTATGTGACCTTAACGTCATACAAGAAAGACTCACAGTCAACAGCTCAGTGTCTGGGATATTGATATGACTGTCCTGTAAATTTATTCTGACATAGGTTCCTAGTCGTTCATTCTCCTAATCCCTTATTCTTAAATGTTACATTTTCTGCCGTATTATACTTTTATCTCGGATTTACTCTCCCTCCCCACCCTCTCTCACTTTTTCTCTCTCATGGTATCTTCTAAGATTACTTGCTCGaccttcgattatttttttttgtttaatattacaGCTTACTTAAATTTAGTATGGTCTGCGTGGCAACAAGAACCGTGACTTAGTATATCTTTTTATCGTTTATGCCAAACTTCTTTTTTTTCAGATCCCAAAGATTCTCTTAGGAAATGGATGACGTGTTTGACTTGGCGTTAACGATCATATAAAGAAATTTCCTTACAAAATACTGAAATTCATTCCCCAAGTAGGTTCTTGACGACTAGTCCATGAGATAGCCTTGGGAACACGTAGTCGTTGGCAACTTTTTCCTGAAGTTACTAGACAGTACTACGTTCCTTGCAGATGCTGTGACTGAGAAAACTGAACACTGTGCAGTGACAGATCATCCCCCTTCACAGTTTCTGCAATGGCTAGTACAAAGGGTCAGGTAAGAGTTCCATCTGGGATTTAACCAAAATTACAgtgattttgttattttttctttgagGTTTTTCATCGACACCCATTCACGACACCAaaatttgcagatttttttttaatatgagtgAACTGAAATCCAATGGTTCGAACATGCTGAAGCCGGTACAGCTCTTTAGTAGAATTATATATTAGTCTATACTTTACAAACGTTTTTGTAGATTAGTTATTTCAAGGAAAATGCGAAGAAAATACACAATACATATCCAAATAAGCAATCAAAATGAGACACAGGGACAGGGTCAAGATACTCACCGAACTAGCAAGTCAATCCTTCGATTCCAAGAGAGGCTGAACTATTTCTGGATATGTACATGAAGTACTTGGTAGTTAACTGATTGTGGTGGTTCACTACTAAGAAtgcataataagaaaaaaagaggatAGCGACCAAATCCCAAAATGATTCGATAATGGGATAGATAATGCTTTTCAAATAGATCTAACATACAATCAAAACAAGTGAACACAGGTATATTAGTGCATCACTCGGTTCAAGCGTGCTAGGTTCTAGGATGTCTCCCAGCCTATCACCAGTCCAGCCTACTCCAGATAGGTTTAATAGAGTTTGACtgagtctagaaaaaaaaaaagtgcgtggGGCTAGCATCTTACCCCTGAATACATATAACTTGAAAAAGTCGTatgatgaatatatactgtatatatatatatatatatatatatatatatatatatatatttgtgtgtgtgtgtttgtgtaaatatatatatacatttatatatatacacacatatatatatatacatatatatatatgcatatgtatatatactgtatatatatatatatatatatatatatatatatacatatatatatatatatatatatatatatatatatatatatatatatatatagatatatgttatagCCACGAAGGTAATCAAACATATGATctatactcacattatatataatatatatacatatatatataaatatatatacatatatatatatacatatatatattcatacatacatatatatatgtatatatattcatacatatacacacacacacacacacacacatatatatatatatatatatatatgtatacatatataatgtgagtATAGATCATACAATTACCTTTcctgtctatgatatatatatataggctatatatataaatatatatacacacatatatatatatatatatatatatatatatatgtatatatctatatatacagtatatatatatatatatatatatatatatatatatatatacatatatatatatatatatatatatatatatatatatatatatattccattgcaaTTCCATTGTTCAGCAAATGTTGCCCTGATGAATGCCATAAGTAAATAGTTTAAAATGTTACCAGCAAATGGATAGTACAACACTGCTGCAATACGCTCGTAATAgcttgcacgcgcgcgcgcgcgtgtgtgtgtgtgtgtgtgtgggtgggtgtgggtgtACCAACGCAGTGTTAATATTCAAACATAACTAAGCTTAGAGATCCACTCAAATCCCCTTGATGACTCTCATTTCTTATTTACCATTCACCTATAAATGAACTCCTTATCTGCTCTTATTTTCAGGTTATCAAATGCAAGGCAGCCGTTGCCTGGGAAAAGAACCAGCCCATGACCATAGAGGAGATAGAAGTGGCCCCGCCAAAAGCAAAGGAAATTCGGATTAAGGTAAATAGTTGTATGATTACTGATTAGTTTTTCAATTGCCCAAGAATCATTATCCAAGTTACACCGAGTTATTTTTGGTTTTTAtgtattatttgttcattattcaGTGGATTTATCTCTTTCCATCAGTGTATTTGATGTTTTTTTGGTAAATGACCCGACCTCAAAGGCCTTTAAATTTTCAAGCAAACTTACATGGATAGAAATTTACGACTgccaaacaaataaaatataaattgatCCAAGTACAAGGTGCCTATATCCTACACAATgaaagaattatatatgtataaaacgttGAATTGTCATATTTGAACTAAAACAGAAAATCATATTTAATCAAATAAACAAAATTACAAATCGGAAAAAGTTTGTACTGTACATCAGCTTCTTTCAAACGTAATCTCATCAATATTACTGTACTAGTAATCACAGGAAGAAAATTAGGAAAAGTATTGAAAAGCAAATATCTATACTTCAGGTCATAGCAACTGGCCTCTGCCACAGTGACCTGAGCGCTTGGAAGGGCATTCTCCCATTCACCAAGTTTCCCTGCGTCTTGGGTCATGAAGCCAGTGGAATCGTCGAGAGTGTGGGAGAAGGGATCACCTCAGTCAAGGAGGGTAAGCTGTTTGCAGTCATTCTTTGATTCACTCACCAGTTGATTGAAAATCTATTACTGTAATTATGTTACCCATCGATCTTATTTCATCATCATCCTGTTTCGTTTATGtcacttatttattttccttttaaacatATGCTTTCAATTTCAAAGAAGTAGAGATTACTTACTTCAAGCTGGATGGTCGTTAATGCCACACAAAACGGGAACAAAAACTTAATTTCAAAGGTGATTAATTGAAGGATCAATTGATTAATACTAGAGGTTGTTATCTTCtgtttaatctttatatataaactaagagTCACACGAAATAAGTCTTATTGAGATCACCAAAGTCTAGGTAATTTATCAGCGTGACACAGCGATTTTGAAAATACCTCCTTAGGTCCGTTATCTCTGTTATCTGTTTTAGCTTTACGGTCAGGGAGTCTATTTGAAGATTAAACTCTATCTTTTATCTTTATCTCATTATGACTGACCTTCGCTATGGTGTTGTTGGAGAGAGTTATCAAAGGAAGAAAATCAAAGGTTACGTATATCTTAACGCTCCCAGTTAATTTTGTAAGGGGAATTCACGTAATGCCTTGGCGTTAAATAAGAAAATTAGATTATGCAAACTATTTATTGGCGCTTACACAAACTTCTGTAAATATTGGGTAGTAGTCACATTCGTACATTGTGATTATATTGTCATATTTGCATTGATTGATTAAATGTTTTTTTGGCGTCAAAGTTCTttggcattcatatatatatatatatatacatatatatatatatatatatatatatatatatatatatatatatatatatatatatatatatatatatatatatatcatcattatcatcatcagccgctcctttcaactgcaggacaaaggccttagacatatccttccactcaggtctgtttatggtcttttgatctattattattattattattattattattattattattattattacttgctaagctacaaccctagttggaaaagcaggatgctataatcccgagggctccaacagggaaagtagccccgtgagaaaaggaaataaggaaataaataaactatagactATAAGAAATACCGAATACCAATATTACATTTCAAAATTACTGCAAAAGATCTTGTGAGGGGATAAATGTCAATGCTTCTTGCTGCTTGACCgttactggattattattattattattattattattattattattattattattattacttgctaagctacaaccctagctggaaaagcgaaatgctacaagcccaggggctctaacagggatatAGGCTCAGTGCGGAATGgttacaaggaaaaattaaatattctaagaacagtaacattcaaataacactttcctatataagctataaaaaaatcaacaaatcaagaggaagagaaataagatagaatagtgtgcccgagtgcaacttcaagcaagagaactctaaaccaaggacagaggaagacattggtacagaggctatgccactacccaagactagagaacggtggTTTGACTATAGCCGCAAATTTCCTCAGCtaatcaatccattgtctttttttatttccctgcttcgtttgcaatcttaatgtccatctattatctgtcattctcattatttgttttGCCCAAGTCCATTTCGTTTCCAtacatgttatgtatgtatatatatatatatatatatatatatatatatatgtatatatatatatatatatatatatatatatatatatatatatacatatgtatacacatatgtatacatatatacagtatatatatatatgtgtatatatatatatatatatatgtgtgtgtgtgtgtgtatgtatgtacatatatatatatatatatatatatatatatatatatatgtatatatatatatatatatatatatatatatatatatatatatatatatatatgcgttttattAGTATTGCCTTGATGGTGTCATGTTGCCAAAATATTGTGCTTTCTCTAATTCATTTTGTTTCaagttatattttttataaatgccTTGAGAAAATCCAAAGGAATAAAGATTCCTTTTTATCATTCTGTATCAATTATTTAGAACTTGTAAGCTACCTATTCATATGGAATtagaaaacaggagaaaaaatgaagCCACAATTTGCCAGTTCGTCTACCGGAGAACAAGAGGCCGATATATAGGTTTGGTCTCTTACCTAAGATGCAATGTTGGAGACTGCATTCTACAATATTTTAAATTCATAACAGGAAGAATTATATTAAAGTGATAAAATTCACATGTTTAACGAAATGCATCTCTCAATATGTTACCAGAACAAATCGACGTGAACATGatataaattcaataatgataatacttttggCAAATACTGAAACGAAATCACCCAACAGGGATACCAACCGCTTCCCTAAGACTTGCTTAGAAACATGAAGACTGATTCCTTTTGGTGCAACCCCTTCTGAATGGGATTTACTATAGGCGTATGAAGGAAAAGAAATAGTTACATGTCTACAAATGATGTATCTAGGACCTTTAGCGTAAGCCAAGAGGTCATACAAGATATATTAATCACATTAAAAAATTACTATCTCACACGGGCTGCCATTATGTTGTAAAACCAGGTTATTATAAGATATCATCTTACTAACCATCAGCTCCCATCTCTAAACAGGTGAAACGAAAAATCTCATCtgaatcatttttttattttgtccatTGTGCTACAACTTCCTAATAGTTAATTATGTGTTCTTATGGCATAGTAGTTGCTGGGAAGCCTTTTTAGCAATGATGATACTATCTATTCCAGGTGACCATGTCCTGTCGTCCTTCCTGCCCCAATGCAATGAGTGCCCCATGTGCAAGTCACCCAACTCGAACATGTGTGTGAAATTCTTCGAATCCCTCGGCTACCCGGGCATGTTATTGGACGGCACATCCCGCTTCTCTTGCAAAGGCAAGACCGTCCACCACTTCGTCGCGTGCTCGACTTTCGCCCAGTACACCGTTATTCCTCATGGATTTTTCACAAAGGTTGGTGTTGTGCAATGTACGGTCACTCTAAAAGGAAGTTTTCAGTAAGTTGTGCTTGTTGAACAAGGATTTGTTTTCTTGATATACACAAAAAGAATGATTTTTCTTCAATATTAGAAAATGGTCAGTAATCttatgaaaacaataaataaaacatgtGAAGAACATTTTGAACTGAAATGCCTTTTTAACTATTCAGATTAAGATACCGGTGGTTTTATTGGCTGCTAATTATCAATTTCACGAGAAATTCTCTCTTCTGGAGATTTTGTTTtacatgaactgtatatatattgataatacgTTATAGTAGATCAATATAATGCCCAATTCTCTGCTTAAGGGCTGAACCTAACTTTAATGAACAAACTATTTCAATTTACCATTTCAATCCTCCTTGACAGATCAGAAACGACGCCCCAATGGAGAAGATCTGTCTTCTTAGTTGCGGAGTGACTACAGGCTACGGCGGACCCGTCAAAGTAGCGAAGGTAGGGCGTGGAACTGAACCCTTGAATTTGCTTTCTttcaagggtttaaaggtcactcatgaatggcagaggcaagggacagcgacaatgccctagcaggacaatgccctagagacttggccatatatacacatgatcagtgcctaagccatctctccatcaaggtaggaccagggagggtcacaATATGGTGGCTGATTAttcagtgggtctcgaactccagtccagagACTCCCCAGGCAAGGGACGTTTTCAATGAACTACCACAATGTAAtctttatttgataaatttttaagcAACAGAGACCAATACAGAGACCAATAAAAGGGCGAGCATAGTATCCCTATCTTACCCAGCCgagaaagaagaggagaaaaagGAGCTCTTGAGGGATAGAATGTTTGAAGAGTCTGGGAAAACGGAGATAGAGATAGAGTTCCAAAGCTTGGTAGTAATGAAAGAATTCGTGATCTAAACTTACGAATCAAGGTTACTGAATATTCAGCTTTTTGTAGATGTTCTCAAATAAGTACCTATCTTATTCATTGTGAAAAATAAGTGTATTTTAAGTTTACCTATAtatttgttatcatcattttttattttgttttaatattattgtttatatactaATATTCCTATAATTTTCCATAAACAAATTATTAGTAAGTTTTTAATATGATCCTATTGCTTTACCACAATGACATCTCCATGACCTTTTCTCAGATCAAGCCAGGGTCAACTTGCGCAGTCTTTGGTCTTGGGGCTGTTGGTCTGGGCGCAGTTATGGGGTGCAAGCGCCAAGGAGCAGGAAAGATCTTCGGTGTTGATATCAACAACGATAAAAAGGAAATCGGTTAGTTTTTGTATTTGATCTAGAGTTCTAGACCCTAAAGCTTTTAAAGttataattcataatttcttatgtatatttatacatgcatactatatacagtatatacattatatttacagatatatgagagagagagagagagagagagagagagagagagagagagagacttgctctttattatgtcaggtatatatatatatatatatatatatatatatatatatatgtgtgtgtgtatatatatatatatatatatatatatatatatatatatgtgtgtgtgtgtgtgtgtgtgtgtgtgtgtgccctgcAGTGGAtgagaaacagatgcatttgttgtatatatatatatatatatatatatatatatatatatatatatacatacgtatatatatatatatatatatgtatatatatatatatatatatatatatatatatatatatataaacttcctggTGCTTTTTCCTTTCAGCCAAGACCTTCGGCGTGACGGACTTCGTGAACCCCACCGAGCACCAAAAGCCCATCGACCAGGTTCTGATGGACCTGACTCAGCAGGTGGGCTGTGACTACACCTTCGAGTGCATCGGCAACGTGGGCGTCATCCAATCCGCCCTGGCCGCCTGTCGCGTGGGCGAGGGGCAGTGCGTAGTCATAGGGGTTCCTCCCTCCGGTACTAACATTGCTGTTGATCCTATGCAACTGCTCTTCGGCAGGGTCCTCACAGGATGTTTCTTCGGAGGTGAGTTACACCGTCTTGGTTTCTTCATTCTGTCAAGTCGGATTAAAgcaaagataaaagagaaaggtTAATGCACAATAAGGAAACTCACaatcaatgataatgatatagaGGATAATAAAAAGGTGAATTGTGACAATGAGTTGTATTAAAAGTAAACTCAAAAGGTGAATAGTGATGATAGTTGTAGTAAAAGTAAACTCAAAAGATGAATAGTGGTGATAGTTGTAGTAAAAGTAAACTCAAAAGATCAATAGTGGTGATAGTTGTAGTAAAAGTAAACTCAAAAGATGAATAATGATGTTAGTTGTAGTAAAAGTAAACTCAAAAGATCAATAGTGGTGATAGTTGTAGTAAAAGTAAACTCAAAAGATGAATAGTGATGATAGTTGTAGTAAAAGTAAACTCAAAAGA includes:
- the LOC137630687 gene encoding alcohol dehydrogenase class-3-like, whose translation is MASTKGQVIKCKAAVAWEKNQPMTIEEIEVAPPKAKEIRIKVIATGLCHSDLSAWKGILPFTKFPCVLGHEASGIVESVGEGITSVKEGDHVLSSFLPQCNECPMCKSPNSNMCVKFFESLGYPGMLLDGTSRFSCKGKTVHHFVACSTFAQYTVIPHGFFTKIRNDAPMEKICLLSCGVTTGYGGPVKVAKIKPGSTCAVFGLGAVGLGAVMGCKRQGAGKIFGVDINNDKKEIAKTFGVTDFVNPTEHQKPIDQVLMDLTQQVGCDYTFECIGNVGVIQSALAACRVGEGQCVVIGVPPSGTNIAVDPMQLLFGRVLTGCFFGGLEPSEVPALVDDYMQKKIMLDEFITHTLSIDDVNKAFDYLIQGKTLKTVMHF